In a genomic window of Punica granatum isolate Tunisia-2019 chromosome 6, ASM765513v2, whole genome shotgun sequence:
- the LOC116212152 gene encoding aspartic proteinase CDR1-like: MALSPAKIAVTFSVVFTFCLCSLEASDGGFSVELIHRDSPRSPLYNPAETPTQRLRKSLARTIARANSLSQTAAATGSAPFSTITSNAGSYLMNISIGTPPFQILGIADTGSDLIWTQCEPCNDCFEQVAPLFDPQKSSTYRDVSCTSSTCSSLDGTNCGGNTCQYSYSYGDQSYTRGDVAVETVTLSSTSGRPVAFPRTIIGCGHDNGGTFDNKTSGIIGLGGGSVSLISQMGQATGSKFAYCLVPLTAEAKGEKSSQLSFGSRAEVTGSGTVSTPLVPKSPETFYFLTLEAISVGRNRIEFGGSAGSASEGNIIIDSGTTLTLLPDDFYSQIESALTNQIELQPVDNPPVPDLPLCYRTKTDNINAPVLTAHFTGADVKLGPLNTFIRLDENNLCFAFAPIPTSVGAKAIYGNIAQVNFLVGYDIRKKAVSFKPIDCTKF, from the coding sequence ATGGCTCTCTCTCCCGCTAAAATTGCCGTCACATTTTCCGTGGTTTTCACGTTCTGCTTGTGCTCTTTGGAGGCTTCCGATGGCGGTTTCAGCGTTGAGCTGATTCACCGGGACTCACCAAGGTCCCCGCTTTACAACCCGGCGGAGACCCCAACCCAACGATTGCGAAAGTCTCTGGCCCGCACCATCGCACGGGCTAATAGCCTCAGCCAGACAGCCGCTGCCACTGGATCTGCGCCTTTCTCAACTATAACCTCCAACGCTGGGTCGTACCTCATGAACATCTCGATTGGGACCCCACCGTTCCAGATTCTCGGGATCGCGGACACGGGCAGCGATCTGATATGGACACAGTGCGAGCCTTGTAATGACTGTTTCGAGCAGGTTGCCCCGCTGTTTGACCCGCAGAAGTCGTCAACTTATCGAGACGTTTCTTGCACCTCGAGCACTTGCAGCTCGCTTGACGGGACCAATTGTGGTGGGAACACGTGCCAATACTCTTACTCATATGGGGACCAATCTTACACAAGAGGTGATGTTGCCGTGGAAACGGTTACCCTAAGCTCAACCTCGGGTCGACCAGTTGCATTCCCCCGAACCATAATTGGGTGCGGGCATGATAATGGAGGAACTTTTGATAACAAAACCTCGGGGATCATCGGCCTTGGAGGTGGTTCAGTCTCTCTTATTTCCCAAATGGGCCAAGCCACAGGCAGCAAGTTTGCATACTGCTTAGTTCCATTAACCGCTGAAGCCAAAGGTGAGAAGTCAAGCCAGTTGAGCTTTGGGAGTAGAGCAGAAGTAACTGGCTCCGGGACAGTTTCGACCCCATTGGTACCAAAATCCCCTGAAACCTTCTACTTTCTAACTCTCGAGGCGATCAGTGTCGGGAGGAATAGAATCGAGTTTGGAGGTTCAGCAGGTTCAGCCTCCGAGGGCAATATTATCATCGATTCAGGCACGACCCTCACGCTTCTGCCTGATGACTTCTACAGCCAAATAGAATCGGCACTTACCAACCAAATTGAGTTACAGCCAGTGGATAACCCACCTGTACCTGATCTGCCGCTTTGCTACCGCACTAAGACCGACAATATCAATGCTCCTGTCCTTACTGCTCACTTCACAGGCGCAGATGTGAAGCTTGGTCCCTTGAACACTTTTATTAGGCTTGACGAAAATAATCTGTGCTTTGCTTTCGCTCCGATTCCGACTTCAGTTGGAGCGAAGGCCATCTACGGAAACATTGCGCAGGTGAACTTTTTAGTTGGGTATGACATCAGGAAGAAAGCTGTATCATTCAAGCCTATTGATTGTACGAAGTTCTAA